Part of the Aptenodytes patagonicus chromosome 14, bAptPat1.pri.cur, whole genome shotgun sequence genome, TTTGCAGGATGActcaaagaaaatcaaacaatTTTTCTGCCTTACACAGATCCAGTTACTAACCACCTGAAGTATTCTTGAAAGACAGTTAATAGCATTTCAATGTTTCGTTAAACACCCAAATTGTCTTTTGCAAGTACTTTTTTGCATTAAGTTTTAGCTCATTTATTCATAAGTTTGCAAAATATACCTACTTTTCTCATTTTACAGCACAGAATAGAAAGAGTATGAAGGTAGACTTAGTAACAAGGTTATTAGGGGATTTAAGCTATTAGGATTTAAAATTTCTGAAGTACAAGTCCATGTAACCTTATGTAGCATTCAGGAAGTCAGAGAAATCTATGTTTATTATTCAATACTTTCTCCTCAGCGTTTTAAGAATTCCAAATCCTTTGCATCCTCCAACAGAAAGAgaacctcactttttttttttactgggtcCACAATATCCAGAACAAtagcaaagcagcagaagaaaaaaaaaaaagaaaaggccttgTAGGAATTAGTGTCACACAACAGGAATACCCTTTTTGTGCCTAGAGGTTGTTGTTACAGCTGTGAGGGTCTAAAGAGAAAGGCCAGGCTTGCAGGTAGACATAGTATCTTTCATTTGACTGGCTTATACAGCTTAATATAATAGACAAGCTTTTGGCTATTGCAAAATTAAGTATTCCTTTCTGCAATATGCTGGGACCCTTACCACCTCCGTTAGCGTATCTCCTATTTGCTCCCTACTTTTTACTCTTATCTCCATTTTGTCTTGCAGCTGTGGATAACTAGGCCACTTATCTTCAGAACTGATTTAGACATGCCAGATTATGATACACATCAGCTTTGTTTGTTGTAACCACACCAATAACATGGTTTTTTTATAcaagcatgaacccctgcactgGATGATATCCCTACCTTCTCTAGCTCCTTTCACATCATCTGCTGTTCTCATCTGTCCCTCAAACTGTTTCTTGTTTCTGAGCATTGCCAACGCATCTGTGACTACAAAAAAGCACCATATCAGTAACTAGGTATTACCAGGTGCTCAAAAGAAAGTATTCTGAAGAAGTCATTGCACCAGAGAAAAAGAACCACGTTCTCCTGTGGAAAGCAAATGTGAGGGCAATAGATATGCTCTTATATACTTTCTTAAACGTAACATCACAGAGCCTAATACAAGTCTTTCACATTGATGAAATGCAAGGTATTCCCTTATACTATCAGGTAATAAAATGTAGTTCAAGTAGAAAGGAATGTTAATTGGAAGGACAGGAAATTACATCTTATTAGCAACACTTCTGAATTGCTGTAATAAGAAATGCTGGTTAAATAGCACAGCACTTCTTCACATCGCTTTGTGCTTCATATTTctaaagcacttttaaaatcaaGCATACTACATTATGTCCTCAGAAACAAATTTATCTCCTATTTGAGAGGGAAAGTACACAAATGATCTATCATAGCTGCACAAGGAGTCTGAATTCTTAAATCTTGGCTACAATCTCACCTCTCCAAGAACCAGCTGTACCATTTCTTGCATACTTCTACAGCATCCAAGAACAATACTGTTACCATCCAATGCATTTTTCCTCACGCTAGTATTGGAAGCCATTTATGAAGCTACCTTGAAGCTGATTATTCCTCTCTAGCATTACCACATGCAAGTACTACATAATAGTATCTGAATATTGATATTTGTATTGCAAGGAACACATGTTCATCAGAAATAATTCAGGCAAGTCTGAAACTAGAATGCCACAGCTAGTTTTAAGGTAACAAGAAAACTTCAAAGGGCTATTTAGCACTAGTCAATCTTTCTCCTGTTGTTATAccaaggagaggaggattttcaATTGATTACTTATGAAAATCCCAGGAAGTCTTTGTATCTGCAACCATACATGAGTTTTCAATTTCATAACATAACTGAAGTCCTAACATCTTGTTAAGAGCTCATCACCTTGAGAAAAGTTAAGTACTGTTGGCATTTAAAGGACAGACATGTTATTGCATGGTATTTAACAGTTGCATTCCTTCCTCAAGGAGGCAGCAGTAGGGAAAGTTACAGTCCTCCTTTACAATTAGTTTCTTAGTTTAGGAAAACTACCAGTAGGGATTACAGCAATTTGTAGAAATTGTTGTTGATTTGCATGAGTATGCATTTTAGTCTCATTCCCTTAAAGTGTCTCAGATTAGCTTCTGTACTGTGCCTCCACTGCAGATTCAGTCCAGGTCAGTATTAGCATTAGCCTACTCTTTCAGTTCTTGTCCAACCTAAAGCACCCTATCAAGCTTACTTTATCCTCATAGATACACGCATTCCTGAGGACACATTCCTTAGTCTTTGCTCCTGCAATAACCCACCCCCTTGATTCTTAGTGGATTTTACTTAGGAAAAATTCTCTCAGACATGGAAGCTTGCTGGAAGGCACAGAAACATTAATGGATACTAATGGTCCAGCTAAAAAGTCCATACTCTTGCTGTAAAGAGCACTCCCAGCCTCAGTGAAAGTACCCCCCACACTCAGTGCCAGTCCCAGGCCAAGGAGGAGATGCATTTGCAGAGAGTTGGGTCATCACCAGACTACTTCTGTGGAAGGATACCTTACGTGAAATAGAGTCCTCTAGATTCAATATATTTTTGACCACCTTAAAAATTACTTCTTAGGGAGATAAAATTCACTATGAATCAAATAACTCAAAGCTGATAAGTGGAAATTATATTCAATTGCACTTTTTCAATCCATCGTGATATTTAATTTCCTCATACAAAACTGTTTACACACAGCTTTATTGCTTTTTACAGTCTTTTTCAGGCTGATCAGTCCTCTACTACTCAGTTTTGTTATACTAAAAACATCCTATAATGCAGATGACATTACTTTTTTCCAGTCTGGTATCCTTTTCGAAAAGAAGCAATTAGAACTGCACACTACATTAAAAGCATTGCTGAACCATGATTTTATACAGTAAACATTATCAGTTTTGtcttttattcctttcctaaCACGGTTGGGTTTTTTATGCTAGCAAGTATGGGGCCAATGTTTTCACTAAACTACCAGAGCCCAGGATGGGCTCCTGAGAGGCAAGTTTGCTTGGCATTCATCATTACTTATGCAAAATTGAGACAGATTTTACCCCACACATGCACACTTAAACTACACTGAATTCTTTGCCATTCTATTGTCTAATCTTGCAGTCTGTCTGCAATCCTTCACATTTTGCTCCTCTCATTTTTTCGTATCTGATTTATTCAAAATACCCAATACTTGAAAAATTTCAGCAGCAATGCTAGAAAGTTACTTGCTCCCACAACAATTCACATGTTAAAGAAGAGTCAGTAACTTGGAAATCTCTCCCAGTTTCATAGCTTTATGCATTTGGATAGAAGTTCTGAAGTTAGAAAAATACTACACCTGAATTTTAATACAGGCAGGATGAATTTTTGAAGCTCACACTATTTCAAGAATACCACACCAATTTCAGCATTCCTTTAGGAAAGGGGTGAGCCGTCAGTTTCTGTGcaaagtaaagaaatttcttccaGCTACAAAACATTCAGACTCAAGTGCACAGATGAAGTAGACTGGGTTCTTTCAGCTGCCTACCAATATTAAGATACTGTAGTGCTGTTCTCAGCCTGTCACCTTCCCATAGCTACATAGGCAAGTATGAAAAGTACTGACCCATACAAATGAAACTAGTCACACATATATGAAGGAAGGTACAGAATAGAAGTCGTATGATTGGTGCCGAGACCAGCAGTCACAAAAGCCCTACGCAAAAGGGCTAAACAAAACTCAAGTCTTTTGTCACTAGGTAAATGTTTACAAGGGCTGCCAAGGCATTAGATGTGGGAAAACACATTTGCAAGTGGAATGGGTTCAAGTTAAAACTTCAATATGGACAGTTATACCAAATACTTACAGTAACAGTGAGAACCTCCACATCAGCAGCAGCACTTGACAAAGGTGACAGAGGATGAAGAACCATCTCCCAGGCCTCGTGACCTAAACTTTACTACGAGCAGTCCTCGGGCAAGTGATACAATGTAAGATTCATTATTTGCAGCTACTGTAGGAATAAGCACATCGCAGGTTAGTCAACAGGACCGAAGGACAGATGTTTTGAACTCTTGCATACTTTCCATATGTAGAGATTTGCACTAGAAGGGAGCAGAGGAAGCAAACGTTTAAGACTGCTATGAAAAGAGCCCACTTAGCTgcccaagaggaaaaaaatgaagcccATCTACTTTCACACTTGACAGCAAGACATTCTTCCTCATTTTTACTTATCtgacaaagtgagaaagaaacattttatttctatatcCATTTATTATTCCAGTCTGTAAAAATATAAGACTAATATACAACTACATCTAGCTTGATTTTGAAAAATCAATCTTCATTCAGTGAGATACCAATGTACATTATACATTAAAGTtgtaagaaaaatactgatatttgACATTTTAAACAAGTTCATTCATGTAAAAATCACATTGCAAGTaaaatttaattagaaaatacttAATATTCACAAAAATACACATGTTAAAGACAGCTTGTGAGAACATTGTCCTAAATTTaattcagctgtggaaaaaaacatGATTCACAGTTAGGCTTGACTTATCCAGTACCATAGCAGAACTTCAAAGTAAATGCATCTTAATTCTATTAagaatttgttctttttcctATTAAGGTGCACTTAAATCTCCCAGTCGCAAGTAAGGAATGACTTTCCCCCCCACTGTGCATGTACACAACATATAACACTAGTCAAAGGAATTTTAGTTTTCCAttccattttgaaataatttggatatttataaattaatttataaaatctGGATTGAAAATACAATTTACATATACAGGATACTTAATACACAAAGATTACATTAATAGCAGCGTAATATTGTCAATCATGCGTAGCATCCTCACCATCacttttggattttttctttttttttagccaaaGATAAAATCTATATAAAACAGTCAAGCCTTTAAGTATTTTCTTCCAAGGAGAAAATTGTAAAGATGTTAAAAATTTAGGAGGTAGTGAATGAAAGGCTAACAAtatcagcatattttaaaaaaccttaTACTGAACCCCAGTaccatttatatataaaattaagttTAGCTACTCATAATCAACTGTTGATCATCCTGaagtaacaatttaaaaatatttcgtAATTAACAGTGTATGCATTAGTAAGATATGGAAGAACTTTAGAAAGTTTATGGTAACTGCAGCATTAAGCAATTACATGCTGTGCAGTCTGTCATTGTAACTGTaaatacacacttttaaaaaCCCATTTTCAGGTTTATTCTATAATATTTTCATCAAGTCCCAAATGTTTAGTTTTACTGCATGATACCaaatttctgtaaaacagaacATGACATGCGTCAAAAAGAATATTATCTCACATTTAGATTAATCAGTTTGCAGGAAGGGTCCTAAGAGATGAATTCTCATGCAATTTAGAGTAGGACCCTAGTTAAGTTTCTACAAGTCCTTAATACTGGcatatatattcaaaatattcaTGCATCTGTTATAAGTACAGATTGGGTAACACAGAGTTTGGCAGCACACTAACCTTGGGTGTTTGTACCTAAGCAGTAAGTTACCTTGCAACACGAGCATCCTCAGACTCAACCCTCCTGTGTAAGTTAATAGCTCAAAGCTATTATCCAAGCTGCAAAATACTAATGTACCACATTAGACCCATAATGTATTTCCACTGAATGAAAACATTGCACCTGTATTAAGTGCACTACCAGTTCATTTTCTGTATCTGTGGACATCATTTCTCTTCTCATCCAAGTGCCTTTATTCCTTTGATTGTTCACAATACATTCAAGTAAACAAAAGGCACAGAAGTGCAAACTAGCATAATACAGTCACCCTCCACTGATGATTTCATACAGGAAGGAAAGTCttttgataaaaggaaaaaaagacgacgacattttaaagtaaacaacCTTCCTTAAATAAAGGAAGTGCAGAGCAGCACTGACAGAAAACATGTCTATTTAAAaatctacatttctttttctcatctcaCACTAAGTGGATGcagttacttcatttttaataattactaGCAAAATAAGTAAAACACTTCAAAATTCCTGCTCATGTTGGAAAAGATTCCAGGGCCTCTCCATATGCACACTGAAGAAACCATAAATAAATCCAGCAAAGCAGAACTCTAACCTGTATTTGCAGAGTGCCATTGTCTGTTACACCAACTCTCCATAAATCAAAAAGGGCATGAATACAACCTTTCTTGACATCTATGAGACTTGAACTCCAATGGTATTGAAGGCTCAAATATACTACTGCTCATGAGAGATgaatttaaaatttgcatttagtAAAATTAAACAGCAGTAATAACTGAAGCAATTTTGTTTACATCATTACAAAAATCTTAAAGATAGTTTTAGCCTCTGATATCCTATAAAGACTTTTACAGATGTCTTAACATTAAACTTAGTTAGTCTCTTGTTAGTAAAATTACCAGAGGTAGATGTTTCCCCAAGAtagactgagggaaaaaaagaaaggggttaGTCTCCTTTCCTGCTCGTATCTCCCCACAAGGTAGAACATGCTTCCAAGAACCTAGACTACTGGCTCCGGTAATCACAATACCACAGTACAGAACTGGTAGCACCCTACTTCTTTCTTAGAGGTTGACGTAGACTGCTGGATCCCTGGTGAGAagctccatccatccttctcccCAGCCCTATTAGTACCCATCTCATTTTCCTGCCACAACTTACGTTCCCAGAGAAGGGTCGGGTTGGGAACCGAGTGCCAAAGTAGTAAAGCACGAGATACTAAAAgaggaaaggacaaaaagaaTGCTAGCAGCCTCTCCCTGCAATACTCCTAGTAAGTCTGATTACACACATACTTACACACTTGCAGTATCAGGACTTGTCACCAGTATTTTGTTTTACATATAGCAACTCTGTAATATTCAACACACCCGGCCAGTGGCACACAGAAAGATCAGCATTTACAGTTTAGTTCATTATAATGAACAATTTAATATCACATGGCTCAAGCAAGTTCTATTAAAGCCTCAttctaatttaaaacttttttttaatccagggaTTTAATTTAAGCTGTTCTAACTTGTTTAGGTTTGAAGAAAGTCACTTTTTACATAATTCAGACTCACTACAACAAACTTTTCCTAGTAGAAATCTTCACAGCTTCTACTAGGACTGCAATTTTAACATAGATTGTTATTTCCATAGCAttaagtttacattttatttcttcgAAATTTACTGGGATTAGCAACTAAATCCAGTGATATCCTTAAATACTGCAGACTAAAATGAGAACAGGTCTTTGATACGTAAGTGTTAAGACTTtcacatttgaatttcaaaatcGTAGTCATTAAAAGTAAGCTTACCTGgccattaaaaaaagtaaaggtgCATGACTAATGAGCCCGTGGTTGCACATTCACTTCAAAGGAACAGTCAACTTCAGAAGCCCCCACCTTCAAATCCTGATTGTTGTCAAGTTCCTGACCACTATCAATATCCCTGTTGCTCAGTGTGTCAGTCAGGGAACTAGACCAACCAAGAACAACTCTTCCCATCCCACTTCCCacttatttttcagtattctCATACACAGAGCCACACAAACAGCTCTACCAACTAAACAGCAGTCCAGAACAGGAATGAAGTGGCTAAAGCAGCTCCATCATACGTAAGCAGCACTTCAGATGAACATGAAACCACAGTACATTAGATAGTCAACCTCATACAATAATGGAAGTTTACTTCTGTAGAACCAGTAgtattctgcattaaaaaaaatcaagtacctTTAAAAGAAAGCTCACAGCCATCTCTTAGCTATCCTTCATTTTCAATTTAAATTCTCCTCACCCAATTTCAGTCATTTATcaattattttccatctttgtGAAGTATTTACATTGAAACGCAGAATTGACTGAAGTTAGTCAACTTACATAATTTTGAacttcttgtattttcttttttccctccttttaatCTAACTGCAGTGCTCGGTAGATGGAGAGGTATAAAATGTATTACATATTAAGCCAAATTAAAACACATATGGCATCCTTACTTAATAGAAAGTACACCAATGTAATTTCATAGCGTTATTATAGTTCCATCTTCTTCTAATGACTTATGATCTGGATCTTGTACTTCATATTCCATGCTAATGCTGCCTGCTGAATGATTCAAGTTCATCTCACTGGAAGGAAGGAATCCATTTTGTGTTGACTCATGAAGGAGTTCAATTTGTGTCAACGATTCTAGGCTTTCGCTGGTAGGTGCGGCTTTTGGAATCTGCTGTGGCTCACCACTATCTTCAATAATAATGTCCTCTTCATcgctctcctcttctccttgcaagaaatttgctaaaatatttggcGTGCTACTTGGAAGGCTAGATTCAGTAGACTGACCGGAGCTGCCAGAAGTCCGACTGTTCCTCACAACGTTATTCCTCTGGTTTGCTGGTCTTACTGTAATGATCAGGTTACGGCTGTTTGCAATCATCATGTCTGTAACCTGATCAAGGCTTTTTCCTGAAACCTCTATTCCATTCACCTCCAGTACTTCATCATTGACAGCCAGTAAGCCTGTGCTTTGAGCCAGACCTCCAGGGACAAGCCTAGATATGAAAATCCCCGGAACTTTCTCTAATCCATGTGGCGTTACTCTGACACTAGAGCCATCTCGTATGTAGAATCCAAGGGGTTTGTCAGTTCCGTATTTGTAAAGTCGTACCCTACGATGGGTTTCTGGAAGAATATCTACATCTATAATAGAAGACACTGGTCTGAAGTCTTGTGGCATGCTAATGACAATGTGTGGTTTCTTCTTGTGATTATCCGGACGTAACACATTTGataagacatttttcttccttgtcatAGTATCCGTACCAAAGGCACTGTAGTCTGCATCTTCTGTAAGACATAGCACATTGCTGATTAGATCACTTTATATGCGGTCCATATCGCATTGCTATCGTGTTTTAGGTTAGCAGAATGAAATATCTAATCTAGAAGGTTTCTGGCTTACTACAGTAGAAACATTTCTCTCTACACAAGAAACAAGAGCTTTAAAGTTATGAGATTCAAAGTTTGTAATACTTTTGG contains:
- the PARD6B gene encoding partitioning defective 6 homolog beta, whose product is MNRPHRGAAGSRGLGTMEVKSKFGAEFRRFSLERSKPGKFEEFYGLLQHVHKIPNVDVLVGYTDVHGDLLPINNDDNYHKAVSTANPLLRIFIQRKEDADYSAFGTDTMTRKKNVLSNVLRPDNHKKKPHIVISMPQDFRPVSSIIDVDILPETHRRVRLYKYGTDKPLGFYIRDGSSVRVTPHGLEKVPGIFISRLVPGGLAQSTGLLAVNDEVLEVNGIEVSGKSLDQVTDMMIANSRNLIITVRPANQRNNVVRNSRTSGSSGQSTESSLPSSTPNILANFLQGEEESDEEDIIIEDSGEPQQIPKAAPTSESLESLTQIELLHESTQNGFLPSSEMNLNHSAGSISMEYEVQDPDHKSLEEDGTIITL